The stretch of DNA CTAAATTGTTCCTTATAAAAACTTCACTGAAGCCATGtatcatggtgcacacctttaatcccagcactgggaggcagaggcaggtggatctctgtgagttcaaggccagcctgatctacagaatgagttccaggccagccagagctatatagttagacactgtctcaataaataacaataacaaacccAAAACTTTATTGAAACATAAGGTATTCTATATCAAAGACTTGTCAATTtataagatttttctctttttttctttttcttttagcaaaGGAGACAAGGCTCTGAAGTTGATGTTATAAAAAAAAGACCTTGgacagaaaataacaaaacaccGTGTCGAACATATCTCTCTACTAATCAGAAGATGAAATCTGATGGGTTAGGAGCATCTGGACATACATCCAGCACTAACAGAAATAGTGTAAATAAAGCATTCAAGCATGATGATAGTACAAAAATATCCAAAGTTACAAAAGAATTGAAAACTGAGGGGAAAAATGTTTCTGGCAAGTCTAAAACTATAATAAAGCCCCAGATAGAAAACAGTGATAACACCAAGTTGGAAGATCTGTCATCCAAAGTTGTGGGAAGACCAGCAAGAGTGGCAGCAGATGGACAGAAGGACGCGGTGCATGGGAAAGGAGTAAGGCGCCAAGAAGCGCAGACCACGGGGGCCAGGCCCAAGGTCCTCACTGCAAACCTGAACGTGCAACCCAGAGCCAAGCCTTTGAAAACAGTGGCAAGGAAAGATTCTTCATGCCGCACCACTGTGGGACCCTCTAGTAGATCTGCAGATTCGAGTATGGAGCTTCTGACTTCCACTGGATGTGTGGATGAGCCCGAAGAAAACGGATCGGTGGGAGACAGGTCATCTGACGAGAAGCCGCATTTGAGTGACTCTCCAGGACAGGCGTTGAGTAATGGAGTCGTGTCAACTGTAGGTGGGttagcactctgtgtgtgtgtgtgtgtgtgtgtgtgtgtgagagagagagagagagacagagagacagagagacagagagacagagagagacagagagagagagagaaagagagagaccccatggccctgtacatgctggacAAACAATCTACATCACCAACTCGAAGTGCCAAAGTTTTTTTGAGCCGGGCTCTCTCtagtagcccatgctggcctcagacttgctgtgtCGCTGATgactctgaactctggtcctcctgcctctacctcctgggtgttAGGATGACAGTTGCGTCCCATCATGCCTGgttcatgtggtgctggaggtGAAGCCCAGTGCTTCCTCTgcgccaggcaagcactctgctaaaCAAGCTGTACCCCAGCCCTGAAGCCCTGATTGTTAGTAGGTCCCAGTACTTAAAATTTCCCAGAAAGAGCGATCCTTGAATGCTTTAATCACTTTTAAGTGATAAAATTGTGTTTTTAATGCATATGTGCAAAATGAGAGAACATGGTCTTTCCCCAGTCAGCACTTGATTTTTAGTGTCTAATCTGTATATTTATCCAATTTGTTACTATTTTTAATGTTCTCTTTCTCATGGCTGATATTTCTTCTTTATAGCTGTAAAATCTCGACCAGTTTCAAGAATTACCAATGGAGCACCCAATAAAAAAAGCATTCATGAACAGGACTCTAACATAGGTGGAAGGTAGGACTCTTCACCTGTCTCTGCTGTTTATAAACTAAGTTCTAACTGAACATTCTTAAAgacttttcttcatttaaatgtattagtgaaaatatatttttaaactttatttcatatttatataaaatggtGCAATGCAGTAAAAGTTTCCTAGCTATACTAAATGGCATGTGAAGTTATGCATTGTCTTATCATATATGGTCTACTATTTCAAAACTTAAAGGTTTATGAACATAGGTTTATTTTCAGAAGagatatatatttctatttcttgaCAAGATCTGTGGTCATATGGGGCTGTGGTCGTATACGGTGTTTGTAAGTTCCTGTGTTGGAGTATCACTGTGATGCTAAGTTCAGTCCTTTTCCTCAGTGTAATAAAAAGGGTGAGTGGTAAAGGCCTTAATGACCCAGCACCACGGGCAACTGTGAAGAAGAGAGGGAGCAGCAATGGACACACAGCAGCTCAGCCACGGACAAAGAGCGCCCCTCCCACCCTGGCTCAGATTCAAGGTAAAGCTGCAGCGGCCCTGAGGATTCTGGGTACAGTCCTGTGTCAGCTAGACAAGCAAAGCTCTGGCTGGACCTGTAGTCAGAGAGGAACAAAGTGGGACGTAGTTCAAGTTTATGGTTTTCCtataaatgttttgttgttgggGGATTGATTTTGGTTTTCCTGTCCTTCATTTAAAGGAGTCATTGTCTCATCTGTGTTTCTGGTCCTTTTGTGGAGATGCTTAGGTTTCTTGGAAGTTTCCTTGGTGACTAGGGGAATTCTGTCTGTGAAAAGCACTGAAGGGTTCTTAAGGAGCAGCAGGAGCTGGGGGAGTTCCTGCAGAACCTGTCCCCATGCTGTTGTTTTCAGTGTTCTGAGAAAGAAGAATACTGATTAGGTCACGTAATCTGCATAGAGCAaccatttttaaatctttctttctttctgggctAGTGGTACAGACCTGTAGTTGTTCCACTGGGGAAATAAAGCTAAAGTCATCCTTGATCAATACAGTGAGTTCaaaaaccagcctggactacatgagatactatctcaaaataCATAGAGGGGGAGGAAAGGTGGAAGGGGGCTGAGGGAATGTCTCAGTACAtaaaggttggggggggggagccaaGTGTAATGAAGCACATTAGAATcttagccctggggaggcaggatggatggatggatctctGAGGCTCGATAGCCAGCCAGACAACCTAGCCTCATCAGTGAGCCCCAAGTGCTGCTAAGAGGCTCCTGGGGAGTAACAACTGAGATTGACCGTTGGCgtgcacacagtcacacacaagcacacacacacacaaatagttgCTTTTTATGTATTAAGCACTCATGCGTTAGAGCAGTTCTAAAATCAGAAAAATGATCTTTATTTGCATAATGAATTAATACTGAAAGTCAGTTGGAAACTAAAGCAGATAAAATTACTCATATTCTAGTACTAGCTGGAAATTAGACATAAATGACTTCATAGGACTGGGTAGCTCAGCGGCAGAAGACTTGTTTACCTTCCACATGTCCCTGGCCAGTCTAGTCCCCCATACCACTCCACCCCAAACACACTCAGAAATAAAGCTGGCAATTGGGGTTGGCAGATTTGAGTgccccaaattttatttttaagactttaaCCAGAATGCATAAATgggatttttaatgaaaaattaatgAACTTTACTCTGAATTTTCTGTATCCGACAGTCTGGTTCTCATTACAGATCTGGGTCGTTAGCCCTGATAAGCAACAATTGTCATCCTCTAGTATAAGTTTATTCCAGTTTGAAGAAACACTAACAATTTGCATAAATGTCCATTTTATTTTAGGTCGGTTCTTGTTTTTAGCTGTGTTGTTTTTTATTCCCCTCTTCCCCAAAAAAACACTTCAAAGAGAGGGCCTTTcttgctgctttgataaaagaaaaTCAGATTTTCTACTCTTACACACTTATGTAAATTCAATTTTTGAATAATGATAAAAATTCTTGATGAAAAGAGATTCTGCTATAAGGGTTTTTACTCAGGTCTTGGAATAGTCCCTCTATATTGTAAATACTAATAGAAAAgtttttttactttcttattgTTCGTTATTCCTTGTCTGTCAGTATTATATGTCTCCCTTTGGTtgcttttattgattttatttcctctAAAGTGATTTGAAAACATTGAATTTCACTCAGAATTTGAGAATACTTTGCATTTCCAACTCTCTTAGGATCCCATGGCGAGTCCCCACACTCTGTGAGATCTTCAGTGTCTTCCCGGCAGTCTGATGAAAGTGTGACAAAGTTGAGGCACAGTCCAGCTGCAGATAAACAAATACCTAAGAGGAAAATTGTCAGGCAAGTACATGGAACTTTGCAGAAGGTCAATGCAAAAGTGGTGCCCATGCCTAAAAACCCAACTCAGTCCAAGAAAGGTGGAACTCTGAGTAACAAAGATCCAAGACAGAAAGTGCTTCCTGGAGAAGGGATGCTACAAACTCAGGCTTCTCAGAGACCTTCCAAAACCGAAACAGCCACCACACAGAAGTGCATACTTCCCAATGCCAGTGACAAGAACCATGTTCTTAAACAGAGGTCTCACAGGTCCCTGGTTAACCTGGCTTCTGAGACCAGTGGTGCAGAAGCACTCCAGTCACTGTGCAGACCACACCCACAGAAGCCATTAGACAgtcaagaaaaaaggaaacccGAGCTAGAATGCCAAAATAGTTCAAAGCTGGAGGAATCAATAAAACATGAACTGAAGCCAAAACAAACTAGTGTAGATCAAAGTAACACATCCAGTTACAGAGACTCGAATCATTGCAATGCAAATTTGAATTGTCATAGCATTACTGTTCTAAAATCTGTGATTTCAAGTCCAAATGAAAACTCCATAAACTCTAACCCAGTTTGTGATTCAGACTCAGCAGAGCAAATCTATATACTATCAGATAGAGAGAaacaaataggaagaaaaaacacAGACACTAAACCAAGTATGAACTGCGTGAAAATGAAGGAAAGTTTACTGTGTGTTCCTGAAGGGACAAGTGGTACCGTCAACTCTGTTCAGGACGAAAGAAAATCATCAGTTCAAAGCCAGTTACCCGGTGACTCTGCTACCAAGGACAGTAAATGTGCTACAGTCAGCTCAGCTGTCTCTTCCAGATGTCTTTTGGGATAcccatcagaaaaaaattataaaaatatggaAACATCAGAAACCCCAGAGAGCCATGAAACTCCAGAAGCTCCGTTCTTGGGTCCCTGGGATTTGCGCACCAGTGCCACACATCAGAGAGAGAGCCCAGAGTCGGACACTGGCAGTGCTACCACATCTTCGGATGACATAAAGCCCCGCTCTGAAGACTATGATGCTGGAGGGTCTCAGGATGATGAGGGTTCCAAtgacagaggcatctccaagtgTGGCACTGTGCTGTGCCATGACTTTCTCGGAAGAAGCAGCAGTGATACCAGCACCCCAGAAGAACTGAAAGTGTATGACACTAACCTAAGAATTGaagtcaaaatgaaaaagcaaagtgGGAACGACCTTTTCCAGATTAACTCAACGAGTGATGATGAGCTTCCCAGGAAAAAGCCAGACATTTGGTCTCGATCCACGATAATCCATCCCAGGGAAAGAGAAAGTATCCCACGAGGCATTATCCCATTTGCTCAGGAAATGGACCAGGTTTCTTCTTCAGCAGATGAAACAGAAGATGAAAGATCGGAAGCAGAAAATGCTGGGGAAAATTCCTCCCCGTCCAACTCAGGTACTCAGCACGTTCAGGGAATAATTAACTTAGCTTTTGAAGATGGGACTGAACATGAAAGTCGTGAGTTTTCTGTAACGAAAAGGTTTAGAAGGTCGGTGTTGCTCTCAGTAGATGAATGTGAAGAAGTGGGGTCTGATGAAGGGGAAGTTCACACCCCCTTCCAACCCTCTATAGATTCTCTTTCACCTTCTGATGTTTTTGATGGTGTTTCTTATGAGCACCATGGAAGGACAGGCTACTCCAGATTTTCAAAAGAAAGTGAAGATACTACTGTACATTGTAAACACAACAATAAAGGctgtttatataaaaatgaaagcattctCCTGGGTCCTAGTAGCAAAGACTCTTCAAGAAAAGATAAACAGAGTGTCTCAACAGACCAAAAGAACAGGTTAGATGTTCCATCCACAGGAAGCCAACAGCTTTCTCCAGAAGATGAAGAAGTAAATAATAGAAGTGAGGTGGCTAATGACTTCCAGCAGCACAGCATGCTCGTGGATGGTGACACGAAATCTCAAGAAAGACCGTGTCATCTGGAGCTTCATCAGAGAGAACTCAGCTCCAGCATACCAAAGATCAGCTCAACAAAATCTCTAGACTCCTATTCGAGCCAGGTTCTGCCTCAGGAAGGTCAAGTGAAAGAGAGCCATTCCACAGCTCCCAAGAAAGCTAATAATGCTGTGTTTTCAGGTAATGTACAGAAATAGATATGCTAGACACATAGGAAAATAAGTTCATAGAAGTTTAGAGTGGTCTGTAGCCCTGgatgttatattttaattagaatatttAAGCTACAGTTCCAGCTTTTAAATGagaatttaaatttattaataatatcaaAATGAGCTAGCTGTTCATTATTTATTGTTTGCTTACAATCTTAGTGAATAATTAGTATGTAGTGGAAAACCTTGTTTACTAGACACAGATAACATACTAGATCTTACCTGGAAAAAAAGAGGAACTTAGCTTGGTGTCGTTTCAGTTGTTATGTCTGATTTAATACAAGCATTCTTCGCTGTTGGAAGTTGTATTCTACACTGGATATGTTTATGAATTTTCTAGATATATCTAAGAGGGCTGTGCAATAACTATAGCAGTCTGTACTGAAAAGCACTCAACTATTTTAACTAGattaattattataatttatatgcATTTTACAGAAACTAAGACTTCTTCAGTATCAATATAATTCTATTCTAAATTTTTCAAGCAAAAAGATGAGTTTCCTAAAAGAGATTATATTTAGAAGCAATGATAATATATGAAAAGGCCCAGTCTTCTTTCACATGCTAAGATAATTTCTTGTctaattgttttgtgtttttgtcttcCTTATTTCAATAGTTCAGACTAATGAGTTAAAATATGCAATAGTAGCTGGTTGAGTAACTATTGTGTATcgtaattaagaaaaatattg from Peromyscus eremicus chromosome 10, PerEre_H2_v1, whole genome shotgun sequence encodes:
- the Btbd8 gene encoding BTB/POZ domain-containing protein 8, with the protein product MAHCAAGGAAPAALLRSPGPGRKGPPRKGPGERRRLKAVVSEQLSRDVLRLLREEIHTDTVLSVGGSLFKVHRAVLLARAPGFHFHVIGQTSRGLTNELVPVDNVEASEFRAFLQIIYSSNKSIQNYEEEILKKMKVENVMPETNPDFSFQGCGDSSTCFLGKREIPEDITGGGSSFISSDNYDLEPASELGEDLLKLYVKQCCPDIDICVDGKSFRAHRAILSARSGYFAAMLSGCWAESSQECVTLQGITHVEMNVVMHFIYGGTLDLPDKANVGQILNVADMYGLEGLREVAVYILRRDYCNFFQKPVPRTLASILECLIIAHSVGVESLFADCMNWIISHFARFWSERSFANVPPEIQKTCLSMLIQSLNHRNAAFLLMESDRLIMGLPRVKWTEAALSMASQLQEECVAFIVENFSKIIESENFTLLLQSQAMSSTAHLLDKIFKAIEDNITTENSCSLLMALDTLLNSESTKEMGFTCKIQAVRDKLWTFLVQSFYAVRHTEGWKRMHIDDQQKIQAAAFDKGDDRRLGRKPVLTSSQQRRQGSEVDVIKKRPWTENNKTPCRTYLSTNQKMKSDGLGASGHTSSTNRNSVNKAFKHDDSTKISKVTKELKTEGKNVSGKSKTIIKPQIENSDNTKLEDLSSKVVGRPARVAADGQKDAVHGKGVRRQEAQTTGARPKVLTANLNVQPRAKPLKTVARKDSSCRTTVGPSSRSADSSMELLTSTGCVDEPEENGSVGDRSSDEKPHLSDSPGQALSNGVVSTVAVKSRPVSRITNGAPNKKSIHEQDSNIGGSVIKRVSGKGLNDPAPRATVKKRGSSNGHTAAQPRTKSAPPTLAQIQGSHGESPHSVRSSVSSRQSDESVTKLRHSPAADKQIPKRKIVRQVHGTLQKVNAKVVPMPKNPTQSKKGGTLSNKDPRQKVLPGEGMLQTQASQRPSKTETATTQKCILPNASDKNHVLKQRSHRSLVNLASETSGAEALQSLCRPHPQKPLDSQEKRKPELECQNSSKLEESIKHELKPKQTSVDQSNTSSYRDSNHCNANLNCHSITVLKSVISSPNENSINSNPVCDSDSAEQIYILSDREKQIGRKNTDTKPSMNCVKMKESLLCVPEGTSGTVNSVQDERKSSVQSQLPGDSATKDSKCATVSSAVSSRCLLGYPSEKNYKNMETSETPESHETPEAPFLGPWDLRTSATHQRESPESDTGSATTSSDDIKPRSEDYDAGGSQDDEGSNDRGISKCGTVLCHDFLGRSSSDTSTPEELKVYDTNLRIEVKMKKQSGNDLFQINSTSDDELPRKKPDIWSRSTIIHPRERESIPRGIIPFAQEMDQVSSSADETEDERSEAENAGENSSPSNSGTQHVQGIINLAFEDGTEHESREFSVTKRFRRSVLLSVDECEEVGSDEGEVHTPFQPSIDSLSPSDVFDGVSYEHHGRTGYSRFSKESEDTTVHCKHNNKGCLYKNESILLGPSSKDSSRKDKQSVSTDQKNRLDVPSTGSQQLSPEDEEVNNRSEVANDFQQHSMLVDGDTKSQERPCHLELHQRELSSSIPKISSTKSLDSYSSQVLPQEGQVKESHSTAPKKANNAVFSGDIEDCGTLAQTCMYDHRPSQTLSPVYEVDITEAFEQKVGSEIHVIDRDSEDGQHFAKQDWALLRDLLSEQDANLNVTSSLPEDLSLAQYLINQTLFLARDSSDPQGSARADTWNRWSEVSSPLDGSSASATMASVPSEECSPLGEWTILELETQH